The Rufibacter sp. DG15C region AGCTCCAGCTTTTTCCTTTGCCAGGCACTACGCCCGTCACCTCTACATCCACCCCGTACCAATTCTCAATCCTGGTCACCACTTCATCTAAGCTGGCATGGTTGAAATACAACACCCCGTCTTTCCAGCCCAAGGTTTCTCTGCTATTAAAGTCTGAGACCGCATATTGGCCGTTCTTGCTGTTGAATAAAATCTGTTGCCCTGGGGAGAGGTTCGTGATTTTCGATTCTTTATCTCCCATCTGTTTACTGATCCTTACCAGACCAGTGGCCAGGGATACAGAGATGGAAGTGTCTTTAGGCTGGTAGAGTATGTTGAAGGAAGTGCCCAGCGCTTGAGTAAGAAGCACGCCAGACGTTACCACAAATGGGCGGCTTTTGTCTTTTGCCACTTGAAAGAAAGCCTCGCCCTCTAAGGCAATGTCCCTTTTATTTGAGGAGAATGACTTGGGATAGGTGATTTTACTCCCAGAGCGCAGTACCACAGTAGATCCGTCCTCCAGGTTGATTGTCTTTTGCTCTCCGGCTTTGGCCTGCACCGCTACCATCTCAACCACTTCAGGCTTATTAAAATAGGAGGCTAAGAACCAGATAAAGCCTATTGGCAACAAGATGGCCGCTGCCACCTGCCACCAAGTCTTACCCATCCCTCTTTGAATGGAGATCACATCAGACTCCTGCTCCACCGCAGTGTTTTGGATTTTGGCTTCAAGGGTACGCCAAGCCTTGTCTTGGTCATGCCCCGTGTCCGTTGTACCCAGAGAGGTTTTGGCCCAAATGCCCTTTAACTCTTCTTCCTGACCTGGAGTAAGTTCTTGGCTCTTAAACCATTCCAAGACAACAGTCACTTCTTCTGGAGTACAGGCACCCTTATAGTATTTATCAATTAACTCTTGATTCATGTAACAGATGTAATGTGCGGTTTCTATCTATACACATGAACCAGACCTAGCACCACCTCTAGATTTCAGATTTTTTAACAGAACCGTCCATTTTTGTTTTTTATCTAATTAGGTCTATATTTAACGGGTATATTTTATGGTTTTCCTAAACCATTCCTCAAAGGAAAATATGCTCCTAACCGACGGTGTTGGATGGTATAGCTCAGCTTTTTCAGGCAGACAATCATGCAGGCAGAAGAAAAAAACAGCAACAAGGCAGACATTGAAGCACTCACTAGAGGTGATGTATCTGCTTTTGAGCGCCTGTTCAAATGCTTGGAGCCCAAGCTATATGCCTTTGCTTACAAGTTGGTCCGCAACAGAGAAGATGCCGAGGAGATTGTACAGGAGGTTTTCTTGAAGACTTGGGAGCGAAGAGCCTCCTTAGATCCTGCCCAGGGCTTGGAAGGTTACCTTTTTAAAATAGCCAAACACTTAGTGTACAACAAATCCAGACGCCACGTCTATGAGTTTGCATTCAGTAAGTATCTGGCAGATTATGGAATTGTGGCAGAGGACTCTACCCAAACCACCCTTGAGCACCAGGAGCTGGTAGAACTGTTTGAGGAGATTTGTGCTTCTATGCCACCCGTGAGGCGGCAGGTCTTTGCCATGAGCCGCACCGAAGGACTATCTAACCATGAAATAGCCACGGTTCTCAACACCAGCAATAGTAATATTGAGAACCACATCAACAAGGCTTTGAAACTTTTGCGTGAGAAGTTCAGGAGCTATGACATTGTGTATGCAGTCGTGCTTGCCTACCTGCACTCTCTTCTTTGATTCCCATTAAGACAATGCCTTAGCCTCCGCTTTTGGCCTAAATTCAAAGAAAAAGGTCGAAAACGATTCACTGTAAAAAAGGCCAAAAGCATGAAGGACTCTGCACACCTTTAAACTTATACACTTGAGATGGTGGAAAAGAAAAGAGGCAAACCAGATTTCTCTAGTTTGCCTCTTGTAGGTAGACTCAGAGGTCGAAATATCGAACTTTCTGCTTCAAGATTTAGACTCTTTAGAGAAATTCTTCAATAGTAGTAGTTTCGATTCAGGAGTCTAATATTCTTCCTTTAAGCAACTTTTTACCCCTGGTTTTTATAGTCACCCGAGTTCTTCTCGCAGATCTTCAAAGCCCTGCGAGAAGAACTCGGCAAGGCTAACACCTAGATATTGGCAGACCGCCTCAAGGGTGCTGAGCGTCACGTTAGCCCTGCCAGCCTCTAGTCGAGCCAGGTGGATGCCTGTGTCGTGGAAGACCACCTCCAAGGTCACGCCCTTCGCCTCGCGCAGCTGCTTTACCCGCGCCGCCGCCGCGTCCATAAGCCGTTGGTTTCTCAGTCTTGCCATTCCTTGCGGCAAGCTGGCGAAACCGCAGTTTTATTTTAATGACATACTTGTCATTAAAGGGTATGAAGGGTAGATTTGCCTGAGTCAGAAACCACTCCTCACATGAACCCTAACTGCGACATCCACTATTTCTCTGAGACCGGGCACAATGCCCTGAGCCTATTATACTGGACCTTCTGGCCCGAGGGCAGCAGGAGCCTAGGGCCCATATACCCAATCGAGCAGATAGCCGAGATAAGCGGGAAGACAACCGATCAGGTCTTGGAGGCAGTTAGGAGCTCCAGCGCCGCATCCGCCAGATGCGCCGTTTGCCAGACCTCCTTCCCACTAAAAGATAGGGAGGAGCTGGAGCGACTTCAGTATACCTATAACGGATATCACGTAATGTGCACGGGATGTAGCCGAGAGGTAATGGAGAACGCCCCCATCATAAGGGCACTTTACAACAGAAGTCAGCACTACCTCAGACCTATTGTCCCTATAGGAAGAGAAGAGATCTACGAGAAACTTAGCTCGATATTCCCAAATGTGTACCCCTCTATAAGCCCGGCTGCCTTCATCGACGAGGAGACTTCACAGTCTTTCTCCATAGACGCCAAAGAGTTGGAGCTTTTTTACCGTACTCGTTTCTCTTTCGCGATTGCCGATCACGGCAGCAATGTGATAGCAGTCATAGACCATCCCTTCAAGTATGAGCGGGAAGCATGGGCCGTTGAGCTTAGCTATAGGAAAAGACTGATGGCCCATGTAGGAATCCCGTATTATACCTTTCCCGAGGAAAGAAAGCGCTTCTTCACTGCTGAGGTAGCTGGACTTTTGAAGGCTGCGGAACTGCGTAGTAAGTTAGAGGGAACCGGAATGCTGGAGGCTGCAGCTTTTATATCACAGGGACCATCTTTTTAGCAACTATAATCGCTATAAGCAACATTTAGCTTGGGCCTTAATGGATCTCATACGAAATTCATTTTGCCCGTAAAAATGCCAGAAGAGAATCATTTAGCATTATAAACTGTCAAGACAGGGCAGTCATACCATTGTGTTACCAAATCAAAAGTCTCCGTAAATGCCACTGTGCCTTTCTTTAAAAGAAGGCAGTTCCTACGCGACCACAGTTAAATTTATAAAGACCTGTAATACAACAACTTACAGGCCTTTTTTCTTTACTGCGCACATAAGCGTACATTTCTTTTAATTGACCATGTCATATGGCTTGATGATTAAATCACACTCTCATCACAATTCTTATCACAATTGACTAAATCAGTAGGCGATTTTAAACTATACTTTTCTGTTTGAACAACTGTTTTACCCTTATTTTCTCCGAGAACTTTACATCCCTAGGAGAAGATAAGGGAAGGCTTAAATTATAAATTACACCTCTTGCATCTGCTCCTTAAGAATATCCTTAAAAATCAATGTGTTGATTATCTGGTGATAGACTGTAAACCTGGTATTGGCATAATTAAGCTTTTCTTGATAATGAATACTGTCTGCAGGAAGGTCGATCCGCCCGCCGTAGTAGACAAACACATCATCCTGATTGCTATCTTCTAAATAGTTAATAATCATTTCAGCGCTTAAGCCCTTCTTGAAATTGCAGAATATGAGAAGGTCGGACGTAGGGAAGGGTATATAGACTTCAACAGTAGCACACTCGACCTTCTTGAAGCCCATGCGCTGGAGCAAGGACCTCATGATCTCGGTTTCCTCTTCAGACCCACTGACCACCCTAATCAGCTTTTCTTTCTTTACTTTACTTTCAGCTCTTTGATTGTTCACAAGATCCATCAGGGACTGTGTATTCTCAAACAGATGAGTTTGAAGCTTTTCCTTCAATGTTTTTTCTGCGAGTTTCTTCAAGCCCCAGCCAAACTGATAAACCAAATTTATTATTCCAGCGGCTAATAAGAATCCTGAAACTATCGCTAAAGTATTAAGGAGCGCAAGTTTATCATCTATTTCATTTTCCTTTTCCGTAAATTTCTTATCAAGTTCCTGTTGCTTCTTCTGCAGTCCTAGGTTAATTTCTTTTTCTAAATTCTCCACTTTCTTCTGGAGAATCTCTTGGTTGTAAATTTCTAACTGCTGTACTCGATCACTAAGAGGAACATTGGGCTCCTTCGCGTGAACAGAGATACTGAACATGGTTAGGGTAATAAAAAGGAATAGATTCTTCATTTAAATTTATTTTAGTCTTTAATAACTATTAACACATCAGTCACAGGGTGAGAATTTATAAAGTTTGTTCTCGATGAACAAGTAGAAATTTAGCTTCATTTTACCTTTCTGCCCTGATGCAATCAAGAGGATAGGGTTCTTTAATGCGACAGTCGCAGACTCAGCGATATCTTTTAATGACGCAAGGTCCTTTGGCGA contains the following coding sequences:
- a CDS encoding helix-turn-helix domain-containing protein, with product MDAAAARVKQLREAKGVTLEVVFHDTGIHLARLEAGRANVTLSTLEAVCQYLGVSLAEFFSQGFEDLREELG
- a CDS encoding NARF domain-containing protein is translated as MFSISVHAKEPNVPLSDRVQQLEIYNQEILQKKVENLEKEINLGLQKKQQELDKKFTEKENEIDDKLALLNTLAIVSGFLLAAGIINLVYQFGWGLKKLAEKTLKEKLQTHLFENTQSLMDLVNNQRAESKVKKEKLIRVVSGSEEETEIMRSLLQRMGFKKVECATVEVYIPFPTSDLLIFCNFKKGLSAEMIINYLEDSNQDDVFVYYGGRIDLPADSIHYQEKLNYANTRFTVYHQIINTLIFKDILKEQMQEV
- a CDS encoding FecR family protein, yielding MNQELIDKYYKGACTPEEVTVVLEWFKSQELTPGQEEELKGIWAKTSLGTTDTGHDQDKAWRTLEAKIQNTAVEQESDVISIQRGMGKTWWQVAAAILLPIGFIWFLASYFNKPEVVEMVAVQAKAGEQKTINLEDGSTVVLRSGSKITYPKSFSSNKRDIALEGEAFFQVAKDKSRPFVVTSGVLLTQALGTSFNILYQPKDTSISVSLATGLVRISKQMGDKESKITNLSPGQQILFNSKNGQYAVSDFNSRETLGWKDGVLYFNHASLDEVVTRIENWYGVDVEVTGVVPGKGKSWSYTGEYIDQSLPKVLEGIGFVKNFTYEVSGEKVNITFN
- a CDS encoding RNA polymerase sigma-70 factor; the encoded protein is MQAEEKNSNKADIEALTRGDVSAFERLFKCLEPKLYAFAYKLVRNREDAEEIVQEVFLKTWERRASLDPAQGLEGYLFKIAKHLVYNKSRRHVYEFAFSKYLADYGIVAEDSTQTTLEHQELVELFEEICASMPPVRRQVFAMSRTEGLSNHEIATVLNTSNSNIENHINKALKLLREKFRSYDIVYAVVLAYLHSLL